The Brenneria rubrifaciens genome has a window encoding:
- a CDS encoding PTS transporter subunit EIIB, protein MMNPEQASKEILGAVGGEENIISLVHCATRLRFKLKDHAKANKDASKKIDGVITVIESGGQYQVVIGNRVGEIFNAIQ, encoded by the coding sequence ATGATGAATCCCGAACAGGCTTCTAAAGAAATCCTGGGTGCGGTTGGTGGTGAAGAGAATATTATTAGTCTCGTTCATTGTGCCACCCGGCTAAGATTTAAGTTAAAAGATCACGCAAAAGCAAATAAAGACGCAAGTAAAAAAATTGATGGCGTTATCACCGTTATTGAAAGCGGAGGTCAATATCAGGTCGTTATCGGTAATCGGGTCGGTGAAATATTTAATGCTATCCAGTAA